The proteins below come from a single Solea solea chromosome 6, fSolSol10.1, whole genome shotgun sequence genomic window:
- the chd5 gene encoding chromodomain-helicase-DNA-binding protein 5 isoform X3, which produces MPGSLSNEDEGQDDMDFEDDMPDEDDEGERNTIPLTPLDSFFSDDDSLKQQKKKKPKKIKEGKIPKVKKRKKEGGIQPKVDSDLEETSEVEEERERPEIGSESESSMYGPTKKKKKKPREKKEKKPRKKKRDEEEEDDDDDDGNMKEPKSSSQLMQEWGLEDVQYGFTEDDYKTITNYKAFSQFLRPLIAKKNPKIPMSKMMTVLGAKWREFSANNPFKGASATAVAAAVAAAVETVTVAQPTSVCSSQLSSQLGPLKKAKTKEGKGPGVRKRSKSVKELKKKPKSKKTKSKLGQSGKKKKASSSEEDFLEESDFDDISIHSASVFSDTLGATTKKKARRGRKKRKKEDGDGYETDHQDYCEVCQQGGEIILCDTCPRAYHLVCLDPELEKAPEGKWSCPHCEKEGIQWEAKDEEEEEEEAAGEEEDDHMEFCRVCKDGGELLCCDTCPSSYHIHCLNPPLPEIPNGEWLCPRCMCPPLKGKVQKILHWTWGEPPLPAELPAGPDGTPNDPLTKPPLKGHPEREFFVKWAGLSYWHCSWVSELQLELYHTVMYRNYQRKNDMDEPPPFDYGSGEEELNNEKRKSKDPQYAVMEERFYRYGIKPEWMVIHRVINHSFDKDGDVHYLIKWRDLPYDQCTWEVDDFDVPEYNSHKASYWDHREQILGEDQRPLVAGKVQKLKEDHPKREVPPDAPIIDPTIKFEHQPWYINATGGTLHPYQLEGLNWLRFSWAQGTDTILADEMGLGKTVQTIVFLYSLYKEGHSKGPFLVSAPLSTIINWEREFEMWAPDFYVMTYTGDKDSRAIIRENEFTFEDSAVKSGRKVFRMKKDTPIKFHVLLTSYELITIDQAILGSVTWACLVVDEAHRLKNNQSKFFRILNGYKIYYKLLLTGTPLQNNLEELFHLLNFLTPERFNNLEGFLEEFADISKEDQIKKLHDLLGPHMLRRLKADVFKNMPAKTELIVRVELSPMQKKYYKFILTRNFEALNSKGGGNQVSLLNIMMDLKKCCNHPYLFPVAAVEAPVLPNGSYDGNSLVKSSGKLTLLQKMLKKLKDEGHRVLIFSQMTKMLDLLEDFLEFEGYKYERIDGGITGGLRQEAIDRFNAPGAQQFCFLLSTRAGGLGINLASADTVIIYDSDWNPHNDIQAFSRAHRIGQNRKVMIYRFVTRGSVEERITQVAKRKMMLTHLVVRPGLGSKTGSMSKQELDDILKFGTEELFKDEMEAARAMGMGDNKDGEEGNVIHYDDDAISKLLDRSQDATEDTEIQNMNEYLSSFKVAQYVVKEEDGEEEVEREIIKQEENVDPDYWEKLLRHHYEQQQEDLARNLGKGKRIRKQVNYNDTTQEDQEWQDDLSDNQSEYSVGSEDEDEDFEERPEGGRRQSRRQLKNEKDKPLPPLLARVGGSIEVLGFNARQRKAFVNAIMRWGMPPQDAFNSHWLVRDLRGKSEREFRAYVSLFMRHLCEPGADGAETFADGVPREGLSRQHVLTRIGVMSLVRKKVQEFEHVNGKLSSPDLIPIGMELKKLTESVSSDPNTPVPASPGATQPSTPIPPEKNESLLGTAEDKDTAEQESKKLSEQEASSAEPTSVPEKAADSEESKGSSEEKTGDERDRTQSPSTKMEPSANPKEPVLRQTELSSSQISPKMEPYRETEKSSDKGDTDSLLAKNEDKENKPDDAKSDDALEGRLNGDKDTLDEMDESRKEDKNGFKTKFMFNIADGGFTELHTLWQTEERAALSSGKMHDIWHRRHDYWLLAGIVTHGYARWQDIQNDPRYAILNEPFKTEMHKGNYLEMKNKFLARRFKLLEQALVIEEQLRRAAYLNMTQDPSHPAMALNTRFAEVECLAESHQHLSKESLAGNKPANAVLHKVLNQLEELLSDMKADVTRLPNMLSRIPPVSARLQMSERSILSRLTSRGSEPPPQQPFSQGGFGCSQMYGSSFGGGFRGHGGQPMVNYSQMPLGPYVSVSSNGPPPPTSHLDKKSLESLRDVVTPDLKSGKPSDVICIED; this is translated from the exons GGAGGAATTCAGCCAAAAGTTGACAGCGACCTGGAGGAGACCtcggaggtggaggaggaacgGGAACGTCCGGAAATCGGCTCGGAGAGCGAGAGCAGCATGTATGGCCccaccaagaagaagaagaagaaaccgagggagaagaaagaaaagaagcccaggaaaaagaagagagatgaggaagaagaagacgatgatgacgacgatgggAACATGAAA gAGCCCAAATCATCCAGCCAGTTGATGCAGGAGTGGGGCCTTGAAGACGTTCAGTACGGCTTCACAGAGGACGACTATAAAACCATCACAAACTACAAGGCTTTCAGCCAGTTCCTCAG GCCTCTCATTGCCAAGAAGAACCCGAAGATTCCCATGTCAAAGATGATGACAGTGTTAGGGGCCAAATGGCGAGAGTTCAGTGCCAACAACCCGTTCAAAGGCGCATCTGCCACCGCCGTGGCCGCCGCTGTGGCCGCCGCCGTGGAAACGGTTACCGTGGCACAACCAACATCTGTCTGCAGCAGCCAGCTGAGCTCTCAGCTGGGGCCGCTCAAAAAAGCCAAAACCAAAGAAGGAAAGG GACCAGGAGTGAGGAAGAGAAGCAAGTCTGTGAAAGAGTTGAAAAAGAAGCCCAAGTCGAAGAAGACCAAATCAAAGTTGGGTCAAagtgggaagaagaaaaaagcatcCTCG AGTGAGGAAGACTTCCTGGAGGAGTCAGACTTTGATGACATCAGCATCCACAGTGCCTCCGTGTTTTCTGATACTTTGGGGGCCACCACCAAGAAAAAGGCGCGGCGTGGgcggaaaaaaaggaaaa AGGAAGACGGGGATGGCTACGAGACAGATCACCAGGACTACTGTGAGGTCTGCCAACAGGGTGGAGAGATCATCCTGTGTGACACCTGTCCCAGAGCGTACCACCTGGTCTGTCTGGATCCTGAGCTGGAGAAGGCTCCCGAGGGAAAGTGGAGCTGCCCACACTGT GAGAAAGAGGGGATTCAGTGGGAGGCAaaggacgaagaggaggaggaggaggaggctgcaggtgaggaggaggatgaccaCATGGAGTTCTGCAGAGTGTGCAAAGATGGAGGCGAGCTGCTGTGCTGTGACACCTGCCCTTCTTCTTATCACATCCACTGCCTCAATCCGCCGCTCCCGGAGATACCCAATGGAGAGTGGTTGTGCCCTCGATGCATG TGTCCTCCTCTGAAAGGTAAAGTACAGAAGATTCTGCACTGGACGTGGGGAGAACCGCCGTTACCAGCTGAACTGCCTGCAGGTCCTGATGGCACGCCAAATGATCCACTGACCAAGCCTCCGCTCAAAGGCCACCCAGAGAGGGAGTTCTTTGTGAAGTGGGCCGGCCTCTCGTACTGGCACTGCTCCTGGGTCAGCGAGCTGCAG TTGGAGCTGTATCACACGGTCATGTACCGGAACTACCAGCGGAAGAACGACATGGACGAGCCACCTCCGTTTGACTACGGctcaggagaggaggagctcAACAACGAGAAGAGGAAGAGCAAAGACCCGCAGTACGCTGTGATGGAGGAGCGCTTCTACCGCTACGGCATCAAACCGGAGTGGATGGTGATCCACAGGGTGATCAACCACAG TTTTGATAAGGATGGTGATGTTCATTACCTGATCAAGTGGAGAGACCTGCCCTATGACCAGTGCACCTGGGAGGTGGATGATTTTGACGTTCCAGAATACAACAGTCACAAAGCCTCTTACTGGGACCACAG GGAGCAAATTCTTGGTGAGGACCAGCGACCCCTGGTGGCGGGGAAAGTACAAAAACTCAAAGAGGACCATCCAAAAAGGGAGGTCCCTCCTGATGCTCCAATCATAGAT CCAACCATCAAGTTTGAGCACCAGCCATGGTATATTAATGCCACAGGAGGAACGCTGCACCCGTACCAGCTGGAGGGCCTGAACTGGCTGCGGTTTTCCTGGGCTCAGGGCACAGACACCATCCTGGCTGATGAGATGGGCCTGGGAAAGACAGTGCAAACAATAGTGTTTCTCTACTCACTGTATAAAGAG ggtcACTCCAAGGGGCCGTTCTTGGTCAGCGCACCCCTCTCCACGATCATCAATTGGGAACGAGAATTTGAGATGTGGGCTCCAGATTTCTACGTGATGACGTACACCGGGGACAAAGACAGCAGGGCAATCATCAGGGAGAATGAGTTCACTTTTGAGGACAGTGCAGTTAAATCCGGGCGTAAGGTGTTTCGCATGAAG AAAGACACGCCAATCAAGTTCCACGTGCTGCTGACCTCCTATGAGCTGATTACTATAGATCAAGCCATTCTGGGCTCCGTCACCTGGGCCTGTCTGGTGGTAGACGAGGCCCACAGACTGAAGAACAACCAATCAAAG TTTTTCAGAATTCTAAATGGGTATAAAATCTACTACAAGCTGCTGCTGACCGGGACTCCTCTTCAGAACAACCTGGAAGAGCTTTTCCACCTGCTCAACTTCCTCACTCCAGAGCGATTTAA TAACCTGGAAGGATTCCTGGAGGAGTTTGCTGACATCTCTAAAGAGGACCAGATCAAGAAACTCCATGACCTGCTTGGGCCGCACATGCTCAGGAGGCTGAAAGCCGACGTCTTCAAGAACATGCCTGCAAAGACGGAGTTGATCGTCAGGGTGGAGCTCAGCCCCATGCAGAA GAAATATTACAAGTTTATTTTGACGCGAAACTTTGAGGCCCTGAACTCCAAAGGTGGAGGAAACCAAGTGTCTCTGCTCAACATTATGATGGACCTGAAAAAGTGCTGCAACCATCCCTACCTGTTCCCCGTGGCTGCTGTG gAGGCGCCTGTTTTACCCAACGGTTCTTATGATGGCAACTCATTGGTGAAGTCCTCAGGAAAACTGACACTgcttcagaaaatgctgaagaAACTCAAAGACGAAGGACACAGAGTTCTCATTTTCTCTCAG ATGACAAAGATGTTGGATCTACTTGAGGATTTTTTGGAGTTTGAGGGTTATAAATATGAACGAATTGATGGAGGGATTACTGGTGGTCTGAGACAGGAGGCCATCGACCGCTTCAATG CGCCGGGCGCTCAGCAGTTCTGCTTCTTGCTTTCAACACGAGCTGGAGGTCTTGGCATCAATCTTGCAAGTGCAGACACTGTCATCATCTACGATTCTGACTGGAATCCCCACAACGACATTCAA GCTTTTAGCAGAGCGCACCGTATCGGCCAAAACAGGAAGGTGATGATCTATCGTTTTGTGACGCGAGGCTCAGTGGAGGAGCGAATCACTCAGGTGGCAAAGAGGAAGATGATGCTTACCCATCTGGTTGTGCGGCCTGGCCTGGGCTCCAAAACTGGCTCCATGTCCAAACAGGAACTGGACGACATCCTCAAGTTTGGCACGGAGGAGCTTTTCAAAGATGAAATGGAGGCAGCTCGAGCGATGGGAATGG GTGATAACAAAGACGGCGAAGAGGGCAATGTAATTCACTACGACGATGACGCAATCTCCAAGCTGTTGGACCGCAGCCAGGATGCCACTGAAGACACAGAGATCCAGAACATGAACGAGTACCTGAGCTCATTCAAGGTGGCCCAGTATGTGGtgaaagaagaagatggagag GAAGAGGTGGAGCGGGAGATCATCAAGCAGGAGGAGAACGTGGATCCAGACTATTGGGAAAAACTCCTCCGTCACCACtacgagcagcagcaggaggatcTGGCTCGCAACCTGGGCAAAGGCAAGCGCATCCGCAAGCAGGTCAACTACAACGACACGACGCAGGAGGATCAAG AATGGCAGGATGATCTTTCAGACAATCAGTCGGAGTACTCGGTGGGGTCcgaggacgaggacgaagaTTTTGAGGAGAGGCCTGAAG GTGGGCGCAGACAGTCTCGTCGGCAGCTGAAGAACGAGAAAGACAAACCTCTGCCACCGCTGCTGGCACGTGTTGGGGGAAGTATTGAG GTCCTGGGGTTCAATGCTCGCCAGAGGAAAGCATTCGTCAATGCCATAATGCGCTGGGGCATGCCTCCTCAGGACGCTTTCAATTCTCACTGGCTGGTTAGAGACCTGAGAGGGAAGAGTGAACGTGAGTTCAG AGCCTACGTGTCACTGTTCATGAGACATCTGTGTGAGCCAGGGGCAGACGGGGCGGAGACCTTTGCTGATGGCGTCCCACGAGAGGGGCTGTCTCGTCAGCATGTCCTCACCAGGATCGGAGTCATGTCCCTCGTCAGGAAAAAG GTGCAAGAGTTTGAGCATGTAAATGGGAAACTGAGTTCTCCGGATCTGATTCCCATTGGAATGGAGCTGAAGAAATTGACTGAGAGTGTATCATCTGATCCCAACACTCCTGTGCCAGCCAGCCCCGGCGCTACCCAGCCCAGCACCCCCATCCCTCCAG AGAAGAACGAGTCTCTCTTGGGCACTGCTGAGGACAAGGACACAGCAGAGCAAGAGAGTAAGAAActgtcagagcaggaa GCTTCCAGTGCCGAGCCAACATCTGTACCTGAGAAGGCAGCTGACAGCGAAGAGAGCAAGGGCAGCtcagaggagaaaacaggaGATGAGAGGGACAGGACCCAGTCACCTTCCACAAAGATGGAGCCATCTGCCAACCCAAAAGAGCCCGTTTTGAGACAGACAGAGCTGTCATCGAGTCAAATCTCACCAAAAA TGGAGCcctacagagaaacagagaagtcCTCAGACAAAGGCGATACTGACTCTCTCCTGGCAAAAAATGAAGACAAGGAAAACAagccag ATGATGCGAAGAGCGACGATGCATTGGAGGGCCGGTTAAACGGAGACAAAGACACCTTGGATGAGATGGATGAGAGCAGGAAGGAGGACAAGAATGGATTTAAAACCAAGTTCATGTTTAATATTGCTGATGGAGGTTTTACAG AGCTGCACACCCTCTGGCAAACTGAGGAGCGGGCGGCACTGTCATCTGGAAAAATGCACGACATCTGGCACCGTCGCCACGACTACTGGCTGTTGGCTGGCATTGTAAC ACATGGCTACGCTCGTTGGCAGGACATCCAGAATGATCCGCGCTATGCTATTCTGAATGAGCCCTTTAAGACTGAAATGCACAAGGGCAACTACCTGGAGATGAAGAACAAGTTCCTGGCTCGCCGCTTTAAG CTGTTGGAGCAGGCGCTGGTGATTGAGGAACAGCTGCGGCGGGCGGCCTACCTGAACATGACCCAGGATCCCAGTCACCCGGCCATGGCTCTCAACACTCGCTTCGCTGAGGTGGAGTGTCTGGCAGAGTCCCACCAGCACCTGTCCAAAGAGTCTCTGGCTGGGAACAAGCCTGCCAACGCGGTGCTGCACAAAG TACTGAACCAGCTGGAGGAACTGTTGAGTGACATGAAAGCGGACGTCACGCGGCTGCCCAACATGCTGTCCAGGATCCCACCGGTGTCAGCGCGACTTCAGATGTCTGAGCGGAGCATCCTGAGCCGCCTCACCAGCCGAGGCAGCGAGCCTCCACCGCAGCAG CCTTTCAGCCAGGGAGGCTTTGGCTGCTCTCAGATGTACGGCAGCAGCTTCGGTGGTGGATTTCGAGGACACGGTGGACAGCCCATGGTGAACTACAGTCAAATGCCTCTGGGACCTTATGTCAGTG TGTCCTCAAATGGTCCCCCACCACCTACAAGCCATCTGGACAAGAAGTCACTTGAATCCTTGAGAGACGTGGTCACACCTGACCTCAAGTCAGGCAAACCGAGTGATGTCATCTGTATTGAAGACTAG